The Anolis carolinensis isolate JA03-04 chromosome 2, rAnoCar3.1.pri, whole genome shotgun sequence genome has a window encoding:
- the LOC134296697 gene encoding uncharacterized protein LOC134296697: protein MFMFPTVKVPGDTTKSLVCSFRSGCGELTLSQEYGHHPAVAVRCNMQVEDEELLGAGGGRSERATPETDAEFHQLAALASSTAYAQPNGVTQRRGVVRGDSTGGEEGSPSPGPQKMVFLEERMSAMETTLAVMSRAMERLAVLAEPERGRELRASSMWDVSMGSSQGFADLPAPKGREMRKEPGARPKIQTSLTRVEESDDEGEKPPRIPATLPTETLVPLANAGRGTGQREAAAGPTGPQGGLRRAEDWGLPPQGPLPRREELRIEFGGESSELDFFLTTVRGYMEDNAHTFRTESSRVRAIGAVLKRGAASWYVQLHARRDPCLGSLRRFMGALETRFRDPLEQIRAREELKTVSQGQRSVSEYEEEFQCLAEKVPEWSAVTKIELFKEGLRREILSWAVHRDEPDTLRGWIQLAGRIETSLAQARRHRGGLQQRPQMKEGSRKEGSTPAGRRTEPTGNVSTSRRGCFVCGRLGHRAAECWQRKGEGGGPPKPRAVAGKRAEEEPPMRHHSGGLDEGEEDAMSEPCY from the coding sequence atgttcatgtttcctacagtaaaagttcctggtgataccacaaagagtctcgtgtgttcattcaggagcggctgtggtgagctgacactaagccaagaatacggacaccatcccgctgtagcggtgaggtgtaacatgcaagtggaggatgaagagctcttgggcgccggaggaggaaggtcggaaagggccactcccgagacggacgctgagttccaccagctggcggccctggcgtcatccaccgcttatgcccagccaaatggggtaacccagaggcgcggagtggtgcggggagatagcaccggaggagaggaaggttcaccttccccaggcccgcaaaagatggtgtttctggaggagaggatgtcggcgatggagaccaccctggcagtgatgtcgagggcgatggagcgcctggcggttttggcggagccggagcgaggaagggaactccgggctagctcaatgtgggacgtgagcatgggaagcagccagggctttgcagacctcccagcaccgaagggaagggaaatgcgaaaggagcccggtgcccggcccaagatccaaacgagcctgacgcgggtggaggagagtgacgacgaaggggaaaagcctccgagaatcccggctacgctcccaactgagaccctggtgcccctggcgaatgccgggcgtggcacaggacaaagggaagcagcagcggggcccactggcccgcaagggggcttgcgacgggcggaggattggggattgccaccacagggacccctaccgagacgagaggaactaaggatcgagtttgggggagagtcctctgaactggattttttcctgaccacggtgaggggctatatggaggacaatgcccacacttttagaacggaatccagccgggtacgggccattggtgcagtgttgaagaggggagcggccagctggtacgttcaactacacgcgcggcgcgacccatgtctggggtcactccgacgctttatgggggccctggagacccgtttccgagatccactggagcagatccgggcgagggaggagttgaagaccgtctcccaggggcagaggtcggtatctgagtatgaggaggagttccaatgcctcgctgaaaaggtgccggaatggtctgcagtgacaaagatagaactcttcaaagaggggctcaggcgggagatcctctcctgggcggtgcatcgtgatgagcctgacacgctgcgcggatggattcagctggcggggcgcatcgaaacatcgctggcccaggcgaggaggcaccgaggagggctacagcagcggccgcagatgaaagaggggagccggaaggagggatcaaccccagccgggaggagaacggagccgacagggaacgtgagcaccagcaggaggggctgcttcgtgtgcggccgtttgggccacagggctgccgagtgctggcagagaaaaggggaaggcggaggcccgcccaaaccaagagccgtggcagggaaacgcgccgaggaagaaccaccgatgaggcaccactcgggggggttg